In Methanomassiliicoccales archaeon, one genomic interval encodes:
- a CDS encoding formylmethanofuran dehydrogenase subunit E family protein: protein MKELPDELVSLKRFHGHLGPYVVVGYRMGMIARPRFGHKLQAVVFTGRHPPMSCLIDGIQLSTGCTMGKNNIAVRDGHLPVVHFMDSTKTVEVRLVDSERERIDRTMTKENEEELSVQVLNADERGIFQVTEVASGLPERLVKLK, encoded by the coding sequence ATGAAAGAGCTGCCGGATGAACTGGTCTCCCTGAAGCGTTTCCATGGCCACCTCGGTCCTTATGTCGTTGTCGGTTACCGTATGGGCATGATCGCCCGACCCCGTTTCGGGCATAAGCTGCAGGCGGTGGTCTTCACCGGCAGGCACCCTCCTATGTCCTGCCTGATCGACGGCATACAGCTCAGCACCGGATGCACCATGGGAAAGAACAACATCGCGGTCCGGGATGGGCACCTGCCGGTGGTCCATTTCATGGATTCCACGAAGACTGTCGAGGTGCGCCTGGTGGACTCGGAGCGGGAGAGGATCGACCGGACCATGACCAAGGAGAACGAGGAGGAGCTGTCGGTCCAGGTGCTGAACGCCGACGAGAGGGGCATTTTCCAGGTCACAGAAGTTGCGTCAGGCCTCCCCGAGCGGCTAGTGAAACTGAAATGA
- a CDS encoding AsnC family transcriptional regulator, translating into MDELDRRIMKELMLDAQLPYVKIAERIGTSAETVRKRYDRMKEGGMILQSSISMDFRKLGFEGLAVLMILSRDVTKTLDGLRVTSNVIAVNRTIGEHDIMAFALTRDVDDLFDIVSRVQRIDQVEHVEVILCRLTGPSSGGGIFHRMVPQNGPDVVRR; encoded by the coding sequence ATGGATGAGCTCGATCGCAGGATCATGAAGGAGCTGATGCTCGATGCCCAGCTGCCCTACGTCAAGATCGCTGAGCGTATAGGCACATCGGCAGAGACGGTGCGGAAACGCTACGATCGCATGAAGGAGGGCGGGATGATACTGCAGAGCTCCATCTCGATGGACTTCCGGAAATTGGGGTTCGAGGGCCTGGCGGTCCTCATGATACTGAGCCGGGACGTCACCAAGACCCTTGACGGTCTGCGCGTCACCAGCAACGTCATTGCGGTCAATCGGACCATTGGGGAGCACGACATCATGGCCTTCGCCCTGACCAGGGACGTCGACGACCTCTTCGATATCGTCTCCCGGGTCCAGCGCATCGATCAGGTGGAGCACGTCGAGGTCATACTCTGCAGGCTGACAGGTCCCTCGTCAGGAGGAGGGATCTTTCACCGTATGGTCCCCCAGAACGGACCTGATGTGGTCAGGCGGTGA